The following coding sequences are from one Arthrobacter crystallopoietes window:
- the purE gene encoding 5-(carboxyamino)imidazole ribonucleotide mutase — protein sequence MSENPIVGVVMGSDSDWPVMQAAAAALEEFGIPYEADVVSAHRMPEDMIRYGKEAQGRGLRAIIAGAGGAAHLPGMLASVTTLPVIGVPVPLKMLDGMDSLLSIVQMPAGVPVATVSIGGARNAGLLAVRMLAAGTDDLAARLQPQLADFAAELRQSAYDKGEALRAKLS from the coding sequence ATGAGCGAAAACCCGATTGTCGGCGTCGTAATGGGCTCCGATTCGGACTGGCCCGTGATGCAGGCTGCAGCCGCGGCGCTGGAAGAATTCGGCATCCCGTACGAGGCCGATGTGGTCTCCGCGCACCGCATGCCCGAGGACATGATCCGCTACGGCAAAGAGGCCCAGGGCCGCGGGCTGCGCGCCATCATCGCCGGTGCCGGCGGCGCTGCGCACCTGCCCGGCATGCTCGCCTCAGTCACTACGCTGCCGGTCATCGGGGTTCCGGTGCCGCTGAAGATGCTGGACGGCATGGACTCGCTGCTGTCCATCGTGCAGATGCCCGCCGGCGTTCCCGTGGCCACCGTCTCCATCGGCGGCGCCCGCAATGCCGGGCTGCTGGCGGTCCGGATGCTGGCAGCCGGAACCGATGACCTTGCCGCCCGGCTGCAGCCGCAGCTGGCCGACTTCGCCGCTGAGCTGCGCCAAAGCGCGTACGACAAGGGTGAAGCCCTGCGGGCAAAATTGTCATGA